In Candidatus Zymogenaceae bacterium, the following proteins share a genomic window:
- a CDS encoding arsenite methyltransferase produces MKTTDIRKMVREKYGNIAANQTSCCGQKASSCCGTSSVNELGRMIGYSDEEMKAAPDGANLGLGCGNPVALASLKKNEVVLDLGAGGGFDAFLAAERVGKNGRVIGVDMTPEMVELARKNAEKGEYDNVEFRLGEIEHLPMADNAVDAVLSNCVINLSVDKPAVFAEAYRVLKPGGRLMVSDIVLTGDLPEPVRKSAAAYVGCVAGALRVEDYLDAISAAGFVDVTIVDETSYPTDGFLNDPTIQEAMADAGMTEEDVGNMGDIVLSVKVSALKPE; encoded by the coding sequence ATGAAGACAACGGATATAAGGAAAATGGTGCGGGAGAAATATGGGAACATCGCCGCGAATCAAACTTCATGCTGCGGGCAGAAGGCCTCGTCGTGCTGCGGCACCTCGAGCGTAAATGAGCTCGGCCGAATGATCGGCTATTCCGACGAGGAAATGAAAGCCGCCCCTGACGGGGCGAACCTGGGCCTGGGATGCGGAAATCCGGTGGCCCTGGCCTCTCTGAAAAAAAACGAGGTGGTGCTTGACCTGGGGGCGGGGGGCGGATTTGACGCCTTCCTGGCGGCGGAGCGGGTGGGGAAGAACGGGAGAGTCATCGGCGTGGATATGACGCCGGAGATGGTTGAGCTGGCCAGGAAAAACGCCGAAAAGGGAGAATACGACAATGTGGAATTTCGACTGGGCGAGATTGAACATCTGCCGATGGCCGACAATGCCGTGGACGCCGTTCTCTCAAACTGCGTCATCAACCTGTCCGTCGACAAGCCCGCGGTTTTTGCCGAGGCATACCGCGTTCTGAAGCCGGGGGGAAGACTGATGGTGTCCGACATCGTGTTGACCGGCGATCTGCCGGAGCCGGTGCGAAAATCGGCGGCGGCCTATGTGGGGTGTGTTGCCGGGGCGCTTCGCGTGGAGGACTACCTCGACGCCATATCCGCTGCGGGCTTCGTTGATGTGACCATTGTTGATGAGACGTCATATCCGACGGACGGCTTTCTGAACGACCCAACCATACAGGAGGCGATGGCGGATGCCGGCATGACGGAGGAGGATGTGGGAAATATGGGTGACATCGTGCTCAGTGTCAAGGTATCGGCGTTGAAGCCGGAGTAG
- a CDS encoding AbrB/MazE/SpoVT family DNA-binding domain-containing protein: MDEETGRMETTMDEKSCCRVEAIVSVDERGQMVLPKEVREQAGISPGDKLAVVTWFRGGEVCCLTLIKAKDMMGMVRDMLGPMMQDMVKGDE; encoded by the coding sequence ATGGACGAGGAGACAGGGCGAATGGAGACAACAATGGATGAAAAAAGCTGCTGCAGGGTTGAGGCCATCGTCAGCGTGGATGAACGGGGCCAGATGGTTCTCCCGAAGGAGGTGCGGGAGCAGGCCGGCATCTCCCCAGGAGACAAGCTTGCAGTGGTCACCTGGTTTCGAGGCGGCGAAGTCTGTTGCCTGACGCTCATCAAGGCGAAGGACATGATGGGCATGGTGCGGGATATGTTGGGTCCCATGATGCAAGATATGGTAAAAGGAGACGAATGA
- a CDS encoding 2-oxoglutarate oxidoreductase, which yields MKQVFSRPESLTKKPFHFCPGCNHGLIHRLVAEAIDSFDLVPKTVGVASVGCSVFLYDYFNVDVLEAPHGRAPAVATGVKRALPDRVVFTYQGDGDLASIGMSEIVHCANRGEAITVIFVNNTVYGMTGGQMAPTTMLGQKTTTSPYGREHDQDGYPVRMAEMLATLEGTAYVARVAVNTPKRVLNAKKIIKRAFETQLNDIGFAFVEVLSTCPTNWRMSPRDAAKRIDDELIPYWPLGVFKERKQTDVM from the coding sequence ATGAAACAGGTGTTCTCGCGACCCGAGAGCCTGACAAAAAAACCATTCCACTTCTGCCCCGGCTGCAATCACGGCCTCATCCACAGGTTGGTGGCCGAAGCAATCGATTCCTTCGACCTGGTGCCGAAAACCGTCGGCGTGGCGTCCGTAGGCTGCAGCGTCTTTTTGTACGACTATTTCAACGTCGACGTCTTGGAGGCGCCCCACGGCCGGGCGCCGGCGGTGGCCACCGGCGTCAAGCGCGCCCTGCCGGACCGCGTGGTTTTCACCTACCAGGGCGACGGTGACCTCGCCTCCATCGGCATGAGCGAGATCGTCCACTGCGCCAACCGGGGAGAGGCCATCACCGTCATCTTCGTCAACAACACCGTCTACGGGATGACCGGCGGCCAGATGGCCCCCACCACCATGCTGGGCCAGAAAACCACCACCTCCCCCTACGGCCGGGAGCACGACCAGGACGGATACCCGGTTCGCATGGCGGAGATGCTGGCCACCCTGGAGGGAACGGCGTACGTCGCCCGGGTGGCGGTGAACACGCCGAAACGGGTGCTCAACGCGAAGAAGATCATCAAGCGGGCGTTCGAGACGCAGCTGAACGATATTGGTTTTGCGTTCGTGGAGGTGCTCTCCACCTGCCCGACCAACTGGCGTATGTCGCCCAGGGACGCGGCCAAGCGCATCGACGATGAGCTCATTCCCTACTGGCCCCTGGGAGTCTTCAAGGAACGAAAACAAACCGACGTCATGTAG
- a CDS encoding 2-oxoacid:acceptor oxidoreductase family protein, whose amino-acid sequence MYYDTTMAGFGGQGILLIGNLLAYAAMTEGKHVTYMPTYGVEMRGGTANCTIVVADSPIGSPIIGNPMSAVVMNKPSLARFGPNVQTDGLLIINSSLVDDTVENRPDLLQIRVPANDIAADLGNDRLANMIALGVFLKKTGLVDIASIERAFTKVLASRYHHLIDKNLEMIDEGMEFAVKNGG is encoded by the coding sequence ATGTACTACGACACAACAATGGCAGGATTCGGCGGCCAAGGCATCCTGCTCATCGGCAACCTCCTGGCCTACGCCGCCATGACCGAGGGAAAACACGTCACCTACATGCCCACCTACGGGGTGGAGATGCGGGGCGGCACCGCAAACTGTACCATTGTGGTGGCCGATTCCCCAATCGGCTCGCCCATCATCGGAAATCCCATGAGCGCTGTGGTCATGAACAAGCCAAGCCTCGCCCGGTTCGGGCCAAATGTGCAAACCGACGGATTGCTTATCATCAATTCCTCTCTGGTGGACGATACCGTGGAGAATCGCCCGGACCTGCTGCAAATCCGCGTGCCCGCCAATGACATCGCCGCGGATCTCGGCAACGACCGCCTGGCGAACATGATCGCCCTGGGGGTGTTTTTGAAAAAGACCGGTCTTGTCGATATCGCGTCAATCGAGCGGGCCTTTACGAAGGTACTGGCGTCCCGCTATCATCACCTGATCGATAAAAACCTCGAGATGATCGACGAGGGGATGGAGTTCGCCGTCAAGAACGGCGGATAG
- a CDS encoding helix-turn-helix transcriptional regulator: MTEELNVGEKIKLLREKKKLSLQDLADKSGFTSAVINQIENHMISPPLGTIFKIARALEVEPGYFFLEKPKAPFSIVRHDERTAVSRVASKEGVSYGYSYESLGADKKGRHMEPFIVTLEPDSIKNVKPSTHNGEEFIFVLQGEMDVALGDHTDTLKPGDSIYYDSTTPHKVTARGEKPAVILAIIYAGTV; encoded by the coding sequence ATGACCGAAGAACTGAATGTTGGGGAAAAGATAAAGCTACTCAGGGAAAAGAAAAAACTCTCGCTCCAGGACCTGGCCGATAAATCCGGCTTTACCTCGGCGGTGATCAACCAGATCGAAAATCACATGATCTCTCCCCCCCTGGGGACGATATTCAAGATCGCCCGGGCCTTGGAAGTGGAGCCGGGGTACTTTTTCCTGGAAAAGCCCAAGGCCCCCTTCTCCATCGTCAGGCACGACGAGCGCACGGCCGTCTCCCGGGTCGCCTCAAAGGAAGGCGTCAGTTACGGCTACTCATATGAATCCTTGGGCGCGGATAAAAAGGGGAGGCACATGGAGCCCTTCATCGTGACCCTAGAGCCCGATTCCATCAAGAATGTTAAGCCCTCCACCCACAACGGCGAGGAGTTCATCTTCGTCCTGCAGGGGGAGATGGACGTGGCCCTGGGCGACCACACCGACACCCTCAAACCGGGAGACAGCATCTACTACGACTCAACCACGCCGCACAAGGTAACCGCCCGGGGGGAGAAGCCTGCGGTCATTCTTGCGATCATCTATGCCGGCACGGTGTAG
- a CDS encoding MBL fold metallo-hydrolase: MWIKEPGWITDRILFLGRKESCVYLTGQDEHTIIGGGLAYIVPELLTQLDRYGIDRDRITRLLILHAHFDHVGVVSHLQNTFPNLRVIGSPRAKELLSRDDVANTIIDMNRGMFAANGMETEARDVILEPIRMDETVTGGDLVTWGGVDFEIIDAPGHSSCSIAAYMPEEKALFASDAGGIPFGDMIFAAGNSNFTEYQQTLKRFSAYDVDIHLAEHYGAFTDEEGRTFMGRSIQSAKETRKILEDAYRKTGNIAESTGLVTEAFTAGSEGYFLPRPVMEMVIGQMMRHIAKTMDASG; the protein is encoded by the coding sequence ATGTGGATCAAAGAACCCGGCTGGATTACCGACCGTATTCTCTTTCTCGGAAGAAAAGAATCCTGCGTCTACCTCACAGGCCAAGACGAACACACCATTATCGGCGGCGGGTTGGCATACATCGTCCCGGAGCTGCTCACACAGCTTGACCGATACGGTATCGACCGAGACAGAATCACCCGCCTGCTCATCCTCCACGCCCACTTCGACCATGTGGGCGTCGTCTCGCACCTGCAGAACACTTTTCCGAACCTCCGGGTCATCGGGTCCCCCCGGGCGAAGGAGCTTCTTTCCCGAGACGATGTGGCGAACACCATCATCGACATGAATCGGGGGATGTTCGCGGCTAACGGGATGGAGACGGAAGCCCGGGACGTGATCCTGGAGCCGATCCGGATGGACGAGACAGTAACGGGCGGCGACCTGGTGACGTGGGGCGGGGTGGATTTCGAGATCATCGACGCGCCGGGGCACTCCTCCTGCTCCATCGCTGCATACATGCCGGAAGAAAAGGCGCTGTTCGCCTCCGACGCCGGGGGCATTCCCTTCGGAGACATGATCTTCGCCGCGGGCAACTCGAACTTCACCGAGTACCAGCAGACCCTGAAGCGCTTCTCCGCATACGACGTCGACATCCACCTGGCGGAGCACTACGGCGCCTTCACAGACGAGGAAGGCCGCACCTTCATGGGGCGATCCATCCAATCCGCAAAGGAGACCCGAAAAATCCTGGAGGATGCATACCGGAAGACGGGCAACATCGCCGAGAGCACGGGACTGGTGACCGAGGCGTTCACCGCCGGGTCCGAGGGCTACTTTCTGCCCCGGCCGGTCATGGAGATGGTCATCGGACAGATGATGAGACACATCGCCAAGACTATGGACGCTTCGGGATAA
- a CDS encoding ABC transporter substrate-binding protein: MIRKYLIITLAVMLVMSAAFVTTQAQEDVPGVTEDTILLGTSGPMTGPANAVGTVIRSMETYFNAVNAEGGINGRQIELIVLDDAYDPAKAQANVRKLIEDEQVFAVVGVLGASIVESVIDYIDASDVPWVGLISGSRKPSTPPRDNVFVGSPEHYWEAHVLFNYAVSEGGYEKVGIFYQNDEYGGEGLTGAEDAASLKGMELVAEVPYELFDTDFSTHALKMMQSGADAVLLYGNARFVSAFVKACEALGYSPQYFGSTPISGAELFDLAGAAWDGALVTTYTPDPFGDDDAVIWYREAIEKYAENDSDRIVSTSTMKGFYYGDFVVEGLKRAKEPLTRESFMAAMNSMDNLDGRFVHGVTYNDEKRNGPSSFYILEADYENKTFVRVTDWLTPED, encoded by the coding sequence ATGATTCGAAAATATCTGATTATCACTCTGGCCGTCATGCTGGTGATGTCGGCGGCCTTCGTTACGACCCAAGCCCAGGAGGACGTCCCCGGGGTAACCGAGGATACGATCCTCTTGGGGACGAGCGGCCCCATGACGGGACCTGCCAACGCCGTCGGCACCGTGATCCGGTCGATGGAGACCTACTTCAACGCCGTCAATGCCGAGGGCGGCATCAACGGCAGACAGATCGAGCTGATCGTCCTGGACGATGCCTACGACCCGGCCAAGGCCCAGGCCAACGTCAGGAAGCTCATCGAGGATGAGCAGGTCTTCGCCGTCGTGGGCGTTTTGGGTGCGTCCATCGTCGAGTCGGTCATCGACTACATCGACGCCTCCGACGTGCCCTGGGTGGGGCTCATCTCCGGCAGCAGGAAGCCCTCCACCCCGCCCCGGGACAACGTCTTCGTCGGCTCCCCCGAGCACTACTGGGAGGCCCACGTGCTCTTCAACTACGCCGTGAGCGAGGGGGGATACGAGAAGGTCGGCATCTTTTACCAGAATGATGAATACGGCGGCGAGGGACTGACCGGCGCCGAGGACGCCGCATCCCTCAAGGGAATGGAGCTTGTCGCCGAGGTGCCTTATGAGCTGTTCGACACCGATTTCTCCACCCACGCCCTCAAGATGATGCAGTCCGGCGCGGACGCGGTGCTGCTCTACGGCAACGCCCGGTTCGTGTCCGCCTTCGTCAAGGCGTGCGAGGCCCTGGGCTATTCACCCCAATACTTCGGCTCCACGCCGATCAGCGGGGCGGAGCTCTTTGACTTGGCCGGCGCCGCGTGGGACGGGGCGCTGGTGACCACCTACACCCCGGACCCCTTCGGCGATGACGACGCCGTCATCTGGTACCGCGAGGCCATCGAGAAGTACGCCGAGAACGACTCCGACCGCATCGTAAGCACCAGCACCATGAAGGGCTTCTACTACGGTGACTTCGTGGTGGAGGGATTGAAACGGGCAAAGGAGCCGCTGACACGGGAGAGCTTCATGGCGGCGATGAACTCCATGGACAACCTCGACGGCCGCTTCGTCCACGGCGTCACCTATAACGACGAGAAGCGAAACGGCCCCTCCAGCTTCTACATCCTCGAAGCCGACTACGAAAACAAGACCTTCGTGCGGGTGACCGACTGGCTGACGCCTGAAGACTGA
- a CDS encoding CAP domain-containing protein gives MKDLQGKMTRIAAGVVCAIFLIVSAGPVSAACFSGPSGKKKEQILAELNRERQKQGLPPLVCDGEVEDVAQGHADDMARRGYFDHYTPEGLAPTDRLDAAGVEYITYGENIAWGDHTAKSVVSLWMGSPGHRANILDNYTGVGIGVSGNYYVLVFVRK, from the coding sequence ATGAAGGATTTACAAGGAAAGATGACGAGGATCGCCGCGGGCGTCGTGTGTGCGATATTTTTGATTGTCTCCGCCGGGCCGGTCTCAGCGGCCTGTTTTTCCGGCCCCAGCGGGAAAAAGAAAGAGCAGATACTGGCGGAGCTCAACCGGGAGCGGCAAAAACAGGGCCTTCCCCCCTTGGTGTGCGACGGTGAGGTGGAGGACGTGGCCCAGGGACACGCAGACGACATGGCGAGACGCGGCTACTTCGACCACTACACCCCGGAGGGCCTCGCCCCCACCGACCGGCTGGACGCAGCGGGGGTGGAATACATCACCTACGGCGAAAACATCGCCTGGGGCGACCACACGGCGAAATCGGTGGTCAGCCTCTGGATGGGATCACCGGGACATCGGGCGAATATCCTGGATAACTACACCGGCGTGGGCATCGGCGTGTCGGGGAACTACTACGTGCTGGTATTTGTGAGGAAGTGA
- a CDS encoding DUF3553 domain-containing protein, producing MEYKEGDIVKHPTKEDWGREKVLADSDGDTVHVFFEWVGEKKLKLKYVQPIVVEGPGPFITPPPPRPPKRKYQSILQSIQLFLQQFPQGFYGKKFQEEEREYKDEARLLAQKLLEKGEYSLLLKDQDYEEIVKRALKIVNATNLIFPNEKMSLRDGLENFDAKKEFSEVLYLLLYDEGELEGRFNRFARMLEKINAAKWTTATYFPFIMFPENYMFVKPTVVKYASEACRREINYKSELNWHTYESVLKFSDYLFSEISELKPRDMIDVQTFMWCIAQ from the coding sequence ATGGAATACAAGGAAGGCGATATAGTGAAACATCCAACAAAAGAAGACTGGGGGAGGGAAAAAGTCCTCGCTGACAGTGACGGTGATACCGTTCATGTTTTTTTTGAATGGGTCGGTGAAAAGAAATTGAAACTGAAATATGTTCAACCGATAGTAGTTGAAGGACCAGGTCCCTTTATTACCCCCCCTCCACCAAGACCTCCAAAAAGGAAATATCAAAGTATCCTCCAGTCGATTCAATTGTTCTTGCAGCAATTTCCACAAGGATTCTACGGGAAAAAATTTCAAGAGGAAGAACGTGAATACAAGGATGAAGCACGTTTGCTTGCCCAAAAATTATTGGAAAAAGGGGAGTATAGTTTGCTATTGAAGGACCAGGATTACGAGGAAATAGTAAAACGCGCCTTGAAAATTGTGAACGCGACTAATCTGATTTTCCCCAACGAAAAAATGTCTTTAAGGGATGGATTGGAAAATTTTGATGCGAAAAAAGAATTCTCCGAGGTTTTATATTTGCTTTTATATGATGAAGGAGAATTGGAAGGGCGGTTCAACAGGTTTGCTAGGATGCTTGAAAAAATCAATGCCGCCAAGTGGACAACGGCGACATATTTCCCGTTCATAATGTTTCCTGAGAATTATATGTTTGTTAAACCAACTGTGGTAAAGTATGCATCTGAAGCATGCCGTCGTGAGATAAATTATAAATCGGAATTGAATTGGCATACCTACGAATCCGTTTTAAAATTCTCGGATTATCTTTTCTCGGAGATATCAGAGCTAAAACCTAGGGACATGATTGACGTTCAAACATTCATGTGGTGTATTGCCCAGTAA
- the hisS gene encoding histidine--tRNA ligase, whose translation MDIAGARAGRHRPRPPRIIDTEEHMDIIKPRIMKGTRDFLPEDMYLRQEVIRIITDHFVRYGFQPLATPAMEYFDVLTGKYGDEGEGLIFDLAYKGGREVALKYDLTVPLCRVIAQYQDKIVMPFKRYQIQPVWRAEKPQKGRLREFFQCDADVVGVADVSADAEIVALITDIMTALGFKSAVTQINHRGLLSGLMERLGIGDDRAPQAMRILDKLDKAGEDAVRAEYAEAGFEKSAVDDLFSVTTATGDVAGDISSIMGELKANEKAREALEDLRLLFDYLDGMGISPDRMAFSPRLARGLAYYTGPVHETVVETPKVGSLSGGGRYDGLIGIFSGVDVPATGMALGLERIIQVMAELKMMEGAGERIEVLVAPFGNDEVGLALKLARELRKSGVNTDVYATGDRLKKKFKYADRIGARKVVIVAPDEIARGAVKVKDMTTGDEKEVAMEGLVGEVAE comes from the coding sequence TTGGACATCGCCGGGGCGCGGGCCGGAAGACACAGGCCGCGCCCGCCCCGCATTATCGACACCGAGGAACACATGGACATCATCAAGCCGCGAATCATGAAGGGCACCCGGGACTTTCTCCCCGAGGACATGTATCTCCGCCAGGAGGTCATCCGCATCATCACCGACCACTTCGTCCGCTACGGGTTTCAGCCGCTGGCGACACCGGCCATGGAATATTTCGACGTCCTGACCGGCAAGTATGGCGACGAGGGCGAGGGGCTGATCTTCGACCTGGCCTACAAGGGCGGCCGGGAGGTGGCCCTCAAGTACGACCTCACGGTGCCGCTGTGCCGGGTCATCGCCCAGTACCAGGATAAAATCGTCATGCCGTTCAAGCGCTACCAGATCCAGCCGGTGTGGCGGGCGGAAAAGCCCCAGAAGGGGCGGCTGAGGGAGTTTTTCCAGTGCGATGCGGACGTGGTGGGCGTGGCGGATGTCTCCGCGGATGCGGAGATCGTCGCCCTCATCACCGACATCATGACGGCCCTCGGGTTCAAGAGCGCCGTCACCCAGATAAACCACCGGGGGCTGCTTTCCGGCCTGATGGAGCGGCTGGGCATCGGTGACGACAGGGCGCCCCAGGCCATGCGGATTCTCGACAAGCTCGACAAGGCTGGCGAAGACGCCGTGCGGGCGGAGTACGCCGAGGCGGGGTTCGAAAAATCCGCCGTGGACGATCTTTTTTCCGTCACCACGGCGACTGGTGATGTGGCGGGAGACATCTCCTCCATAATGGGCGAGCTGAAGGCGAACGAGAAGGCGAGGGAGGCCCTGGAGGACTTGAGGCTCCTTTTTGACTACCTCGACGGGATGGGGATATCACCCGACAGGATGGCCTTTTCGCCCCGGCTGGCCCGGGGGTTGGCCTACTACACCGGCCCGGTGCACGAGACGGTGGTCGAGACCCCGAAGGTGGGGAGCCTCTCCGGCGGCGGGCGGTACGACGGGCTGATCGGGATCTTCTCCGGCGTGGACGTCCCCGCCACCGGCATGGCCCTGGGGCTTGAGCGCATCATTCAGGTGATGGCGGAGCTGAAGATGATGGAGGGGGCGGGGGAGCGGATCGAGGTGCTGGTGGCGCCCTTCGGGAATGACGAGGTGGGCTTGGCCCTGAAGCTGGCCCGGGAGCTGCGGAAATCCGGCGTCAATACCGACGTCTACGCCACGGGCGACCGCCTTAAGAAGAAGTTTAAATATGCCGACCGCATCGGCGCACGGAAGGTGGTCATCGTGGCGCCCGACGAAATCGCCCGGGGCGCGGTGAAGGTGAAAGACATGACAACCGGCGATGAGAAAGAGGTGGCGATGGAGGGGTTGGTGGGGGAGGTGGCCGAGTGA